From Bradyrhizobium symbiodeficiens, the proteins below share one genomic window:
- a CDS encoding HD domain-containing protein, whose protein sequence is MSEIIAGIHVPDSALARAATQLVRDTEDDLLYNHSRRVFLWGALTAERHGLKYEPELLYLGAMFHDMGLTEKYSSPNLRFEVDGANAARDFMKSYGLPEREIEDVWTAIALHTTPGIPEHMRPTIALVTAGVEMDVLGIAYHDFTQEQRDHVCVHHPRETNFKENIIDHFAKGIIKKPMTTFGNVKADVLALKDMTYVRQNFCSIIVGSAWPN, encoded by the coding sequence ATGTCTGAGATCATCGCCGGCATCCACGTGCCTGACAGTGCCCTCGCGCGCGCCGCTACGCAGCTCGTGCGCGATACCGAGGACGACCTGCTCTACAACCACAGTCGCCGTGTCTTCCTTTGGGGCGCGCTCACCGCCGAGCGCCACGGCCTAAAGTACGAGCCGGAGCTGCTTTACCTCGGTGCGATGTTCCACGACATGGGCCTCACAGAGAAATATTCCAGTCCTAACCTGCGTTTCGAGGTCGACGGTGCCAATGCCGCGCGCGATTTCATGAAGAGCTACGGCCTGCCGGAGCGTGAAATCGAAGATGTCTGGACCGCGATCGCGCTCCACACCACGCCTGGTATTCCCGAGCATATGCGTCCAACCATTGCGCTGGTGACCGCGGGTGTGGAGATGGATGTGCTTGGGATCGCCTATCACGATTTCACGCAAGAGCAGCGTGACCATGTCTGCGTCCATCATCCCCGCGAGACGAACTTCAAGGAGAACATTATAGATCACTTCGCCAAAGGGATCATCAAGAAGCCCATGACGACGTTCGGGAACGTAAAGGCTGACGTCCTTGCGCTCAAGGACATGACCTATGTCCGCCAGAACTTCTGCTCGATCATCGTCGGTTCAGCTTGGCCGAACTAA
- a CDS encoding NADP-dependent oxidoreductase translates to MAATSYREKADQPSMKAWRVHEFGPAEKMVFETIARPRPVAGQVLVKVHAAGVGPWDAWIRAGKSALPQPLPLTLGSDLAGEVTALGPDVSSLAVNDQVFGVTNTQFLGAYAEYAVASTAMLSRKPRLLSYVEAAAVPVVAVTAWQGLFDHARLEAGQTVLIHGAAGSVGAFAVQLACRAKVRSVVTVGTRDIEYVRALGADKVVDYQTQRFEDEVRNADVVFDLIGGETQARSIRVLRQGGKLISIVSQPDQALAERHGVTATFFLVDVTTAYLDKISALIDRGDLKTGISAIMPLADAREAHMMLDGRRPKPHGKIVLSV, encoded by the coding sequence ATGGCAGCCACGTCCTACAGAGAGAAAGCGGATCAACCTTCAATGAAGGCGTGGCGAGTCCACGAGTTTGGTCCTGCGGAAAAGATGGTCTTTGAAACGATCGCTCGACCCCGTCCGGTTGCAGGCCAGGTCCTTGTTAAAGTACATGCGGCGGGCGTCGGCCCCTGGGACGCGTGGATCAGGGCCGGGAAAAGCGCCCTACCTCAGCCGCTTCCTCTCACACTCGGCTCGGACCTGGCCGGCGAGGTGACGGCTCTTGGTCCGGATGTCTCCTCCTTGGCGGTGAACGATCAAGTGTTCGGGGTAACCAATACCCAGTTTCTTGGCGCGTATGCCGAATATGCAGTCGCGTCGACTGCGATGCTCTCCCGAAAGCCAAGGTTGCTCAGCTACGTCGAAGCTGCCGCGGTTCCCGTCGTCGCTGTAACCGCCTGGCAAGGCTTGTTTGACCACGCGCGGCTCGAAGCCGGCCAGACGGTTCTCATCCACGGCGCGGCCGGCAGCGTTGGAGCGTTCGCTGTTCAACTTGCTTGTCGAGCCAAGGTGCGCTCGGTGGTCACCGTGGGCACGAGAGACATCGAATACGTGCGGGCACTTGGTGCGGACAAGGTCGTGGACTATCAAACGCAACGGTTTGAAGATGAAGTCAGGAACGCTGATGTGGTGTTCGACCTCATAGGAGGAGAAACACAAGCCCGTTCTATTCGAGTTCTGCGGCAAGGCGGAAAGCTGATATCGATTGTGTCCCAACCAGATCAAGCGTTGGCGGAAAGGCATGGCGTCACCGCGACCTTCTTCTTGGTAGACGTCACGACGGCTTATTTGGACAAAATCTCAGCGCTTATCGATCGCGGCGATCTGAAGACGGGAATATCCGCCATCATGCCTCTCGCTGATGCGCGAGAAGCACATATGATGTTGGATGGCCGACGACCGAAGCCGCACGGAAAGATCGTGCTAAGTGTGTAA
- a CDS encoding PLP-dependent aminotransferase family protein, protein MAGLSIHLDHARKIPLATQIYSAIREGIENGRLASGSRLPSWQNLAAQLGVSRGTVRVAYGRLVAEQFALGLGPAGTRVAARQLRFSMSDRSREEPLLPELFYDFGIAPRVFQMGVPSQDAFPFKLWSRLLVRETRGAAALPVTYPDPRGDPQLRKEIAAYLGLARGIRCDSSQVIVTGGFSGALGLVIQGLQLGTKGAWIEDPCFPLTRTALNLAGMLVTAVPVDAEGLDVIAGVRAAAGASLAVVTAGQQAPLGVTMSLSRRLALLAWARRNDAWIVEDDYLSELQLTGRVAPALASLDHGGRVLHVGSFSKTISPSLRLGFLVVPPELSRRFGELVACLAPAPAAAVQRAVAEFLRQGHYFRHLCRMKRLYATRRESLLNCLKDAASASMKVQSTGGLAVAILLPDTMSDLDIASRALQLGMAPTPLSPWYMQPSRRQGLLLGVTNLNERRLKADCRRLLELVR, encoded by the coding sequence ATGGCTGGCCTTTCCATCCATCTCGATCATGCCAGAAAGATCCCTCTGGCGACCCAGATCTATTCAGCTATCCGAGAGGGAATTGAGAATGGACGGCTCGCCTCGGGCTCGCGGCTGCCCTCTTGGCAGAATCTAGCCGCTCAGCTCGGCGTGTCTCGCGGGACCGTACGTGTAGCTTATGGACGTCTCGTCGCGGAGCAGTTCGCGCTTGGTCTTGGGCCAGCTGGAACTCGTGTGGCCGCCCGGCAGTTACGATTCTCAATGTCCGATCGGTCGCGGGAAGAGCCGCTTCTGCCAGAGCTCTTCTATGATTTCGGAATCGCGCCGCGGGTCTTTCAAATGGGCGTACCCTCTCAGGACGCCTTCCCATTCAAGCTGTGGTCACGCCTCCTAGTGCGTGAGACACGGGGAGCTGCGGCGCTGCCGGTAACTTATCCGGACCCACGCGGCGATCCGCAGCTTCGAAAGGAGATCGCGGCTTACTTGGGGCTGGCCCGAGGCATTCGCTGCGACTCCTCTCAGGTCATCGTAACCGGCGGGTTTTCCGGGGCGCTCGGTCTGGTAATCCAAGGGCTTCAGCTTGGCACGAAAGGAGCTTGGATAGAGGATCCATGCTTTCCGCTCACACGTACTGCGCTCAACCTAGCTGGAATGCTTGTTACGGCGGTTCCGGTCGATGCGGAGGGGTTGGACGTTATCGCCGGTGTGCGGGCCGCAGCCGGAGCGTCACTGGCGGTCGTGACGGCAGGCCAACAGGCGCCGCTCGGTGTGACGATGTCGCTGTCGCGGCGGCTTGCGCTACTCGCCTGGGCTCGACGAAACGACGCTTGGATTGTCGAGGACGATTATCTGAGCGAACTGCAATTGACGGGACGGGTGGCTCCCGCGCTCGCATCACTCGATCATGGCGGGCGGGTTCTGCACGTTGGCAGTTTCAGCAAAACGATCAGTCCTTCGCTGCGCCTGGGTTTCCTGGTGGTGCCGCCGGAACTGAGTCGACGGTTCGGTGAGCTCGTTGCTTGCTTGGCACCAGCGCCCGCCGCTGCCGTGCAACGCGCCGTTGCGGAATTCCTTCGGCAAGGACATTATTTTCGTCACCTATGCCGAATGAAGCGGCTCTACGCCACCCGACGGGAAAGTTTGCTCAATTGCCTGAAAGATGCCGCGTCAGCCTCAATGAAGGTGCAATCAACCGGCGGCCTGGCGGTCGCGATCCTGCTTCCCGACACAATGTCAGACCTGGACATCGCTTCGCGTGCTCTGCAGCTCGGCATGGCGCCAACTCCGTTGTCGCCATGGTATATGCAGCCTTCCAGGCGACAGGGACTGCTACTCGGCGTGACCAATCTCAATGAACGACGACTGAAGGCGGATTGTCGTCGATTGTTAGAATTGGTGCGATGA
- a CDS encoding cupin domain-containing protein codes for MKMRLLFGSACAAMAIAVATPAAAHDSGETVKPIFQQTISNIPGKSLIAVVVDYKPGGASQSHTHAKSAFILGYVLSGAIESQVNDGPRRVYRAGESFYEQPGSRHPVSRNASKSKPAKLLAVFVVDTDDKELTTPVK; via the coding sequence ATGAAGATGCGACTTTTATTCGGCTCAGCTTGCGCTGCCATGGCAATTGCTGTCGCAACGCCAGCCGCAGCACATGACAGCGGCGAGACAGTCAAGCCCATCTTCCAGCAGACGATATCCAATATTCCCGGAAAGTCATTGATAGCCGTGGTTGTCGACTACAAGCCGGGAGGCGCATCTCAGTCCCACACTCACGCCAAATCGGCTTTCATCCTCGGCTACGTCTTGTCAGGAGCAATCGAGTCGCAGGTGAATGATGGCCCCCGGCGCGTCTATCGTGCCGGCGAGAGCTTCTATGAACAGCCAGGCTCTCGGCATCCCGTCAGCCGCAATGCGAGCAAGAGCAAACCTGCAAAGCTCCTGGCGGTGTTCGTTGTCGACACTGACGACAAGGAACTGACCACTCCAGTCAAATGA
- a CDS encoding HD domain-containing protein, translating into MTNIVSGIKIPDSKIAREAAELVRQHESELLFNHSVRVFIFGAIKGIRHNLKVDAELLYVAALFHDLGLVDAFHTDTRRFEVDGADAARKFLRGHGIPDPKSDLVWEAIALHTTPGIPQFMRPEIALTNAGVLVDVVGIGYDEFTSEQRDQVIAAFPRGENFKNDFIKAQTCSALKKPATTFGTVNFDYIQEHDPAFHRPNACSRIRNAPWRS; encoded by the coding sequence ATGACCAATATCGTTTCCGGCATCAAGATTCCCGATAGCAAGATCGCGCGCGAAGCTGCTGAGCTCGTCCGGCAACATGAATCCGAGTTATTGTTCAACCACTCGGTCCGCGTCTTTATATTTGGCGCGATAAAAGGCATTCGTCATAATCTGAAAGTCGACGCGGAGCTTCTTTACGTCGCGGCGTTGTTTCACGATCTGGGTCTCGTAGACGCTTTTCACACCGACACGAGGCGGTTTGAAGTCGATGGTGCTGACGCAGCGCGCAAATTTCTCCGCGGTCATGGCATTCCCGATCCGAAATCTGATTTGGTTTGGGAAGCGATCGCCCTGCACACCACTCCGGGTATTCCGCAATTCATGCGGCCGGAGATCGCCCTCACGAACGCCGGTGTATTGGTAGACGTCGTCGGAATTGGATATGACGAGTTCACATCGGAGCAACGCGATCAAGTCATCGCCGCGTTTCCCCGCGGCGAGAATTTCAAGAATGATTTCATCAAAGCGCAGACCTGCTCTGCTCTCAAGAAGCCTGCGACGACGTTCGGCACCGTCAACTTCGATTACATCCAGGAACACGACCCCGCATTTCACCGGCCCAACGCGTGCAGTAGAATTCGAAACGCTCCCTGGCGGAGTTGA
- a CDS encoding MFS transporter, which translates to MIAGLLPALAQDLNVSLSATGHLVTAFSVAYAVGAPIMAVLTAHLERRRVLAIAIASFSVANLLAAMAPGYAALLAARLLLALSAGSFMPAASGYAAALGGPERRGRALSMVTNG; encoded by the coding sequence ATGATCGCCGGTTTGCTGCCGGCCTTGGCGCAAGACCTGAACGTCAGCTTGTCCGCCACCGGGCACCTGGTCACCGCGTTCTCTGTCGCTTATGCCGTGGGCGCTCCGATAATGGCGGTGCTGACCGCCCACTTGGAGCGGCGTCGCGTGCTCGCGATCGCCATTGCGAGCTTCAGCGTCGCGAATCTGCTCGCTGCAATGGCGCCGGGTTATGCGGCGTTACTGGCAGCTCGGCTGCTACTTGCCCTATCCGCCGGCAGTTTCATGCCGGCGGCCAGCGGATATGCCGCGGCGCTGGGCGGACCGGAGCGGCGTGGCCGGGCTCTGTCGATGGTCACCAACGGCTGA
- a CDS encoding MFS transporter, with protein MPLGVLVGERFGWRATFFCVAGMAALSLLGILFGMPSQRPGITASLGERLALAKRPDVMAILATSVLTVAGTFTLYTYLGVFLAHVSGIGPQGLALVLFGFGLASAFGTRLGGAMADHWGAGFTVIVSGGLTVLAYLLLSLGVTLGPARAMFVLLPAILLWGWPAGGDDGAAGALGRADF; from the coding sequence GTGCCACTCGGGGTTTTGGTCGGTGAGCGATTCGGTTGGCGCGCTACCTTCTTCTGCGTGGCGGGCATGGCGGCGCTCTCACTGCTTGGCATCCTCTTCGGGATGCCGAGTCAGCGGCCGGGCATTACGGCGAGTCTGGGAGAACGCCTGGCGTTGGCCAAGCGCCCCGACGTGATGGCAATCTTGGCGACCAGTGTCTTGACGGTCGCCGGCACATTCACGCTCTATACGTATCTCGGCGTCTTTCTGGCGCATGTTTCGGGGATTGGACCACAGGGCCTCGCGCTGGTGCTCTTTGGCTTCGGGCTGGCCAGCGCGTTCGGTACCCGGCTCGGCGGCGCCATGGCGGACCACTGGGGCGCGGGCTTTACCGTGATCGTAAGTGGCGGCCTCACTGTTCTGGCCTACCTTTTACTCTCGCTGGGCGTGACGCTCGGGCCTGCGCGGGCCATGTTCGTTTTGCTACCAGCCATCCTGCTTTGGGGCTGGCCAGCTGGGGGTGATGACGGCGCAGCAGGCGCGCTTGGTCGCGCTGACTTCTGA
- a CDS encoding DUF302 domain-containing protein, which produces MLAAPDFALELPLRLLVREGERGKVYVTYAPSANLEGKHGLPVGMAGKLTPERVITSAVTASSSNN; this is translated from the coding sequence ATGCTGGCAGCTCCAGACTTCGCGCTCGAGCTTCCACTGCGATTGCTTGTCCGAGAAGGTGAGCGTGGGAAAGTCTACGTAACCTACGCCCCCTCGGCGAACCTGGAGGGAAAGCACGGGTTGCCAGTCGGTATGGCGGGAAAGCTTACTCCCGAACGGGTTATCACGAGCGCCGTAACAGCGTCGTCCTCAAATAACTGA
- a CDS encoding transcriptional initiation protein Tat gives MNNIVASANRRTALLVFSQAAMLLAALSSTTAAEQESSEYLPSGRKLSRLSKALADAPRRREFESVPFILTSPELWDHEAADLLLSYKYHALQVWESTDFAAPWINLMREAINGQVFSLGNADFLAVAAVHGNAHSALFNQVAWEKYKLAKVAGGQADFNSFIVEKAGASPRDDLQDLTGFYGPQNSNIVSLQRRGAVFLGCHDSIHAIARYLHQSGEFSDISPDAIAADLTNNLIPGVVLVPSVVAFLVELQHAGFTYSKAS, from the coding sequence ATGAATAATATCGTCGCATCTGCAAACCGCAGAACAGCTCTCTTGGTGTTTAGTCAGGCAGCCATGCTCTTGGCGGCACTGTCTTCAACGACAGCTGCTGAACAGGAGTCCTCTGAGTATCTGCCTTCCGGTAGAAAGCTTTCGCGCCTGAGCAAGGCCCTTGCCGACGCCCCCCGCAGGCGCGAGTTCGAGAGCGTTCCTTTCATTCTCACCTCACCTGAACTGTGGGACCACGAAGCGGCCGACCTGCTGTTGTCGTATAAGTATCACGCGTTGCAGGTCTGGGAGAGCACCGATTTCGCAGCGCCATGGATCAACTTGATGCGTGAAGCTATCAACGGGCAGGTGTTCTCGCTCGGGAATGCCGACTTTCTTGCCGTTGCTGCGGTTCACGGAAACGCCCATTCGGCCCTATTCAACCAAGTCGCGTGGGAGAAGTACAAGCTGGCCAAGGTCGCTGGGGGGCAGGCCGACTTCAACAGTTTCATCGTCGAGAAGGCTGGTGCGTCACCCAGAGATGACCTTCAGGACCTGACAGGGTTCTATGGTCCGCAAAACAGCAATATCGTCTCACTTCAGCGGCGAGGAGCGGTATTTCTGGGCTGTCATGATTCCATTCATGCGATCGCGCGATATCTTCACCAATCCGGTGAATTCTCTGACATCTCTCCCGACGCGATAGCGGCTGACCTCACCAACAACCTGATTCCAGGCGTTGTGCTCGTCCCAAGCGTCGTGGCCTTTCTCGTCGAACTGCAGCATGCCGGCTTTACGTATTCAAAGGCAAGTTAG
- a CDS encoding HD domain-containing protein translates to MKGHAALICASFALLAAGSATAQEGRPETGTSSVAEIVSVLGIQVPDSALARDAAKAIRDSEGELLFQHSMRVYCWAALAGGRKGMAFDQELLYVAAMFHDYGLTANYGDSHLRYEVDGANAARSFLRSHGISETDSQSVWLAIALHTTNGISSHLYPIAALLAEGANMDLVGAGFDDFTAEQRSTVQVAYPRPLHFAEEFLQALYDSLKHRPETTQGTGLADVMAYKDSSFHRRDFSSLMRVSRWVTGR, encoded by the coding sequence ATGAAGGGTCATGCCGCTCTCATCTGCGCGAGCTTTGCACTATTGGCCGCCGGGTCAGCGACAGCACAAGAGGGACGGCCGGAGACCGGAACGTCTAGCGTTGCTGAAATTGTTTCTGTTTTAGGAATACAAGTTCCTGACAGCGCATTGGCTCGCGACGCAGCTAAGGCCATTCGTGATAGCGAAGGCGAGCTGTTGTTTCAGCACTCCATGCGGGTTTATTGTTGGGCTGCATTGGCAGGTGGACGCAAGGGCATGGCCTTTGATCAGGAACTTCTTTACGTCGCGGCTATGTTCCATGATTATGGACTCACCGCAAACTACGGGGATAGCCACCTTCGCTATGAAGTGGATGGCGCAAACGCGGCACGGTCGTTTTTGCGCAGCCACGGCATTTCGGAAACCGATAGTCAAAGCGTTTGGCTTGCGATCGCACTACATACGACAAATGGAATCTCCTCGCATTTGTACCCGATCGCGGCGCTTCTTGCCGAAGGCGCGAACATGGATCTCGTCGGGGCCGGCTTTGACGACTTTACTGCGGAGCAGCGGAGCACTGTCCAGGTAGCTTACCCGCGTCCGCTGCACTTCGCCGAGGAGTTTCTGCAAGCCCTCTACGACAGCCTTAAGCACCGTCCCGAGACCACTCAGGGCACCGGTTTAGCTGACGTCATGGCCTATAAAGACTCCAGTTTCCACCGCAGGGATTTCAGTAGCCTCATGCGCGTGTCGCGCTGGGTGACGGGGCGATAG
- a CDS encoding multicopper oxidase domain-containing protein codes for MTAAPGPVHLGDRDFSGLLYNGAYVPPTLRVRLGDTLRITFRNNLTSGLDRPGNSGPVCAGTGTPSNLHFHGMGVSPQANGDNVFVHVQPGDTFEYQLRIPAHGRQGPGLFWYHPHAHGFVNDQILGGLSGALVVDGMERLFPLLRGLPERLLLIKHVKMADESEIVSINGQVNPAITMRPGELQFWRIAHVGASDFIKCRVEGMPLYIVATDGHALSQPRKANEFFIGPGKRIDAIAVGPRAGEYPMQTVPFQNEAWRPP; via the coding sequence ATGACAGCTGCACCTGGGCCGGTGCATCTCGGCGATCGCGACTTCTCCGGTCTGCTTTACAACGGCGCTTATGTGCCACCGACGCTGCGCGTACGCCTGGGCGATACGTTGCGGATCACTTTCCGCAACAACCTGACCTCCGGGCTCGATCGTCCCGGTAATAGTGGTCCCGTCTGCGCGGGAACCGGCACCCCGTCGAACCTGCACTTTCACGGCATGGGCGTGTCGCCGCAAGCCAACGGCGACAACGTATTCGTCCACGTTCAGCCCGGTGATACCTTCGAATACCAGCTGCGCATACCCGCACACGGCCGGCAGGGTCCGGGTCTATTTTGGTATCACCCCCATGCGCATGGCTTCGTCAACGATCAAATCCTGGGCGGTCTGTCGGGCGCTCTGGTCGTCGATGGGATGGAGCGTCTTTTCCCTCTGTTGCGCGGATTGCCGGAACGCCTTCTTCTGATCAAGCACGTCAAGATGGCCGACGAAAGCGAGATCGTTTCGATCAATGGTCAAGTCAATCCCGCCATCACCATGCGCCCCGGTGAACTGCAGTTCTGGCGGATCGCGCACGTAGGAGCATCGGATTTCATAAAATGCCGTGTCGAGGGCATGCCGCTATATATCGTGGCGACCGACGGACACGCCCTATCGCAGCCACGCAAGGCGAATGAATTCTTCATCGGGCCGGGCAAGCGGATTGACGCGATCGCAGTCGGACCGCGGGCAGGGGAATACCCGATGCAAACCGTCCCGTTCCAGAACGAGGCCTGGCGTCCCCCTTGA
- a CDS encoding multicopper oxidase domain-containing protein: MSSSGELPSPARVENEILRIRVTGPQWIDEVRAAPIARRRMLLYSRTQDRKAFMIDGHIVDEARIDQIVKLGDTEEWTVVNEDQQYHSSHIHQTPFLVTEVAGRSWSDDSLRDTFSVPPATNRRPGILKIVIPFTDPEIVGRFAYHCHAVRSRRQGHDGNH, translated from the coding sequence GTGAGCTCCAGTGGAGAGTTGCCGAGCCCGGCGCGCGTTGAGAACGAAATTCTTCGAATCCGAGTCACCGGTCCGCAATGGATCGACGAGGTCCGTGCGGCGCCGATCGCGCGGCGGCGGATGCTGCTCTATTCACGCACCCAGGATCGCAAGGCCTTCATGATTGACGGTCACATCGTCGATGAGGCGCGCATCGACCAAATCGTCAAGCTAGGCGATACGGAAGAGTGGACGGTGGTAAATGAGGATCAACAGTATCACAGCTCCCACATACACCAGACACCTTTCTTGGTGACTGAGGTCGCTGGTCGTTCCTGGAGCGACGATAGCCTGCGTGACACGTTTTCAGTCCCGCCCGCGACAAACCGGCGGCCTGGCATACTCAAGATCGTGATCCCGTTCACTGATCCCGAAATCGTGGGCAGGTTTGCTTATCATTGCCATGCAGTTCGATCACGAAGACAAGGGCATGATGGGAATCATTGA
- a CDS encoding MBL fold metallo-hydrolase: MRISLLAIPSTAVFLCPALLAIGYAASAPAVAQSVGDYFHTGAGARYLERAKSDVITVPLRGNINVLMGSGGNIVVLSGSDGKFLVDAGIKPSKDKLQAALDKINPSPLKYVVNTHWHWDHTDGNEWMHAAGATIIAQRNTLRHLSETTHVDDWNWTFAPVPAGARPTIVVDNERDFSFAGESIKVEHLGPGHTDGDLLVYFQRADIVALGDTFWNGNYPFIDNEDGGSVSSAISWASKAIERTTDKTILIPGHGEIGNRAQLIEFRDMLIAVRDQIATLKSQGKSLEEVMAARPTAAFDDKWGRFVINPKFFTKLVYEGL; encoded by the coding sequence ATGCGGATAAGCCTGCTAGCGATTCCATCGACCGCCGTATTCCTGTGTCCGGCTCTTCTGGCCATTGGATATGCCGCCTCCGCACCGGCCGTTGCACAGTCGGTAGGAGACTATTTCCATACGGGGGCTGGCGCGCGATATCTGGAGCGAGCCAAGAGCGACGTGATCACGGTGCCCTTGCGCGGCAACATCAATGTCCTGATGGGATCCGGCGGAAATATTGTGGTTCTGTCGGGAAGTGATGGCAAATTCCTCGTAGATGCCGGCATCAAGCCGTCGAAAGACAAACTGCAAGCGGCTCTCGATAAGATTAACCCTTCACCATTGAAATACGTCGTGAACACTCATTGGCATTGGGATCATACCGACGGAAACGAGTGGATGCATGCAGCGGGCGCCACGATCATTGCGCAGAGGAATACGCTGAGGCATCTATCGGAGACCACTCACGTGGATGACTGGAATTGGACCTTCGCTCCCGTTCCAGCCGGCGCACGTCCGACGATTGTCGTGGACAATGAGAGGGACTTCAGCTTCGCAGGCGAATCGATAAAGGTTGAGCATTTGGGTCCGGGTCATACCGACGGCGATCTGTTAGTGTATTTCCAGCGGGCCGATATTGTTGCCCTCGGCGATACATTCTGGAACGGAAACTATCCGTTCATCGACAACGAAGACGGCGGCAGCGTCAGCTCGGCCATCAGTTGGGCCAGCAAGGCGATCGAACGCACCACGGATAAGACCATCCTGATCCCGGGGCATGGTGAGATTGGCAATCGAGCTCAATTGATTGAATTTCGAGATATGCTGATCGCTGTACGCGACCAGATTGCTACGCTGAAGTCGCAGGGAAAGTCCCTCGAAGAAGTCATGGCGGCGAGGCCGACGGCGGCCTTCGACGACAAGTGGGGTCGATTTGTGATCAATCCGAAGTTCTTCACCAAGCTCGTCTATGAAGGATTGTAA
- a CDS encoding sulfite:cytochrome C oxidoreductase subunit b precursor → MRMTITLAGCLLIALLFPTTARVQEQLKIRSMTVDLPAGDALFPGGSTAEAINNNCLACHSADMVLHQPALPRATWETEVHKMIKVYKAPIDEADVAVIVDLLAKIKGKN, encoded by the coding sequence ATGCGCATGACAATCACTTTAGCCGGCTGCTTGTTGATCGCGTTGCTGTTCCCGACGACGGCCCGGGTTCAGGAGCAGCTCAAAATTAGGTCCATGACCGTCGATCTTCCTGCAGGTGATGCTCTATTTCCAGGCGGTTCGACGGCCGAGGCGATCAACAACAACTGCTTGGCCTGTCACTCAGCGGACATGGTGCTGCACCAGCCGGCGCTGCCGCGCGCAACGTGGGAGACTGAGGTTCACAAGATGATCAAGGTCTACAAGGCTCCAATCGATGAAGCCGACGTGGCCGTGATTGTCGACCTCCTCGCGAAAATCAAGGGGAAGAACTGA
- a CDS encoding FAD-dependent oxidoreductase: MTFNDSCPPPVLPADAASLAAAIEGSVLLPGEVGYDDERAVWNLNHELTPAVIVVPKSAADVQAAVTFAARQQRPVLVKNTGHQMVGKAQGAVVIATHRMNDITIDAACCTARVGAGVLWSEVIAKAAKVGLAPLNGTNPTVGVVGYTLGGGLSPTLGRSHGYAADHVRSLDVVTADGKRRHVDAESEPDLFWPFAAARATLQWSRPWNSTCFRCLASTPAASTSRVSGWPRCCELGPLGIQARRRR, encoded by the coding sequence ATGACTTTCAACGATTCGTGCCCGCCGCCGGTATTGCCGGCGGATGCGGCGTCTCTCGCGGCCGCAATCGAGGGTTCGGTTCTACTCCCGGGCGAAGTAGGATACGACGACGAACGTGCCGTCTGGAATCTCAATCATGAGCTGACGCCGGCGGTGATCGTGGTGCCGAAGAGCGCGGCCGATGTCCAGGCCGCCGTTACTTTCGCGGCGAGGCAGCAACGGCCTGTTCTGGTGAAGAACACCGGCCATCAGATGGTCGGCAAGGCGCAAGGTGCCGTTGTGATCGCAACGCACCGCATGAACGACATAACGATCGACGCGGCCTGCTGCACGGCGCGGGTCGGCGCTGGCGTGCTGTGGTCGGAGGTGATTGCGAAGGCGGCCAAGGTCGGTCTAGCTCCGCTGAACGGGACTAACCCCACGGTAGGAGTCGTTGGTTATACCTTGGGTGGCGGGCTCAGCCCGACCCTCGGCCGTTCCCACGGCTACGCCGCCGATCACGTGCGCTCGCTCGACGTGGTCACCGCGGACGGCAAACGTCGGCACGTCGACGCGGAATCCGAACCCGACCTTTTCTGGCCCTTCGCGGCGGCAAGGGCAACTTTGCAGTGGTCACGGCCTTGGAATTCAACCTGTTTCCGGTGTCTCGCCTCTACGCCGGCGGCATCTACTTCCCGGGTGAGCGGATGGCCGAGGTGCTGCGAGCTTGGGCCGCTTGGCATCCAGGCACGCCGGAGACGATGA
- a CDS encoding BBE domain-containing protein, producing MKPWQADRRYVNNLAPDEAADAAAIYGPECYERLASIKTAYDPANMFRLNHNVVPAA from the coding sequence ATGAAACCTTGGCAGGCCGATCGGCGGTACGTCAACAATCTCGCGCCGGATGAGGCGGCTGACGCCGCGGCGATCTACGGCCCGGAGTGCTACGAGCGCTTGGCGTCCATCAAGACGGCCTACGACCCAGCCAATATGTTCCGGCTCAATCACAACGTGGTGCCGGCAGCTTGA